The Triticum aestivum cultivar Chinese Spring chromosome 5A, IWGSC CS RefSeq v2.1, whole genome shotgun sequence genomic sequence aaaagatataatccagctgtccggataccccctaattcaggacttcCTCACCCTCCCTCGACGGCATCGAGTGGAGTCGGCGGATCTGCAATCCAACGAGCATGAGGATATTCCCCGACCAACGTGCTACAGAGGCTTGGCCTTGATGTTCTGCGGCGGCCTGTTTAATAGTTTCACAATGCTGATTCAGCTATGTTGCTTCGACGGATCTGGTTTGTGGAGCTGTTTTTTCTTCTGCTTGTATTTGACGGTGCTTGAGCAACCACGGTGGTCGGCAACGAGCGAAGATGACTCATGGATGCAAGGATCTCTTAGGACTGAGTTTTTACATTGTTTCTTTTGAGGCCTTGTGTGCAATTGTACGTGACACATGTGTTCATGTGTCCTTTCAATGAACTTTTTACGTGCTCTGTATGCTTTTTGCGATATACACGTAGTTATTTATAGAAAAATACTGCTTTTGTTTCTAGTTTTGTGCTCCTTCTGTTCTAAGTTACGCGTCGTAGAAATAAATGTATCTCGAAAAAtgtcttctataaaaatatgatacGTTATTAGCGTACtctaaaaaaagaaataaatatatttagaactaaaatacatctagattaattcgaaacggagggagtatgaaacaTGTCCAGTTTTAAAACATGAAGGTCGATAAAGAAAAGACGAGGGGTCATATGTTGACTTCTTGTAAATTTGAGGGACAAAAATATAAATATGTACATCCCTGAAACTGCAACCGACGTGGTCTTCCACACTCTTTAATTCCATTCCCGGATTGGCAGCGTCCACCGCCGCTCCAGCCGCCATCCGCCGCCCAAATCGATCACCGCCACTCCAGCCAAGCCATCCGCCGCCGCAAAATCGAGCCACCTTGTCCCCTCCTCCGCCGCTGCGGCCGACCCCGACCGAGGGAGATGCGGAAATACCAACGAGTCCTAGGATCGGTGGCCGCCCCTGCCCTGCTCTTGCTCCTGCTCCTCACCCTCGTCCTACCGTTTATTCAGACCCAGATGCAGAGCGCACGAGAGAAGGCTGCCGACGAGCGGCGGTTGGACGGAGGCATCGTGGACTCGCCGGGGGCAGAGAACGACCTCCGCATCATCGGCCTCGCCCGCTTCGCCGTCTCCGAGCACAAGAACAAGACCGTAAGCCCTCCACCCACCACCCCTCCCTCTTCCCTTCCCTTGTTGAATCTGGATGTTTCTGATCGACGCACGCAGGTCCTTCCTTGTGTAGGAAGTATCTATACATCGATCTATGCGAAATTCGAGTGCTTTAAACAATACTACTATGAGTAGCATGTGCGATTTGATTTCAATCGTGAGCTCTTAACAATTATCGAGTACTTTTCCGCGTGACTAATAATTTTGGTTGCAGAACGCTCTGCTGGAGTTTGAGAAAGTGGTGAGGCTGAAGCAGCAAGTTGTTGCAGGCATGATGTATTATATTACAATTCAGGTCAATGAGGGCGGGGCAAAGAAGATGTATGAAGCCAAGGTGTGGGAGCGGCCATGGATGGATTTCAAGAAGCTCATGGAGTTCAGGCCGGCAGAGCGCGCCTCTGCGAGCGCTTAAGGTATCAGTCAAGGAGCATATCATGCCTGCTTTTTTGCCCTGGTTGAATCATGCTGGCTGTAATCAATAAATAACCATGTTAATAAGTTTCTTGATTAATCATAAGGACTATCAACTGTTTTGAAAAAAAGATTGCGGTGTTATAAAAGAGAATTGTTCATCATGCATGCATTACTAGAATAGATATTAAGACACGTCTCACAGACTTATACGTAACCAAAAACCTTGTATTGTAATGTGTTGCTCTCCTTAATATATGGGCAGATCACtgtcattccctcaaaaaaaaaattaaGACGCGTGATGTACCGAACCTTGTTCACCATTTTGTTTGTAGAGAATTGATTACTCTGAATCTGCTGATTTCAGGCGGGTCGGTCCCAGCTGTGCAAGGATATGCAGATATGGTGTGGATATAGCTATCGTCTGTGGGACATGTCTTAGCTGCTCTCTTGTGTAATATCAAGAACAAATCTGCTTCTTGCGAGTTCTTTTGAACCTGCCCATTGTGTACATCTTGCCATTCGAGTTTCAGATGGTTCATATATATCCAATGCAGTTAATTTAGCTTGGCCTGATGGCCTATCTAGTTCTTATTAAGCTACGCATTTGTACTGTTTTTGATGGTGCACTTCCTCGTAGCGTTTCGGGGGAGGACGACATGAACCAGGGACTCGACTTACTTGAACAAGGATATCAGAGCAATGAAAGGTAAAGTGGTAAAATTCAAGGTCCAAATATTTTGTTTGGGGTATTGATAGCTTAAAATCCAGAAGGTTTCTTAGGGAAGAAACTATGGCTATGTGGCAAAACCTGGAGGACATTTGTGCCCAGGTCAGGTTAATTATTGAACCTGACCGTGTGAAATGCTCGTTGACAAAACCTGGTGAGTTTGTTGTTGAATCTTGCTACTATCAGTATCCTGTGGCTAGAAGAGTAGCTTTCCATGCATAATGGTGTGGACTCTCAAGCTACCCTTGAGAACGAAAGTGTTGTGTTGGCTAGTGATCAGAAATACAACTCTGAACAAAGCAAATCTTCAGAAAAAGGGGATGGAAGGAGTCTGACCTGTGTGAATTTTGTGGTGATGGAACACTTGTTCTTCCTCTGCCCTCTAGCTAAATATATGTCTGGAATGTTTCCTTAGGGATAAGCACAA encodes the following:
- the LOC542784 gene encoding cysteine proteinase inhibitor A, which codes for MRKYQRVLGSVAAPALLLLLLLTLVLPFIQTQMQSAREKAADERRLDGGIVDSPGAENDLRIIGLARFAVSEHKNKTNALLEFEKVVRLKQQVVAGMMYYITIQVNEGGAKKMYEAKVWERPWMDFKKLMEFRPAERASASA